GATGAACGGGTAGAGCGGGGCGCAACGCTTGAGGAATTCGTCGTTGAATATGAAATCGTCGAGCGCAATCTCGAACCCGCGGGCGTGGTAGTGCGCGACGGCCTTCACCAGCGTGTCGTCCACTTCGACGTCCTCGAGGATCTCGAGCACAAAGCAGCGCGGGTTCAACAGCCCGAAAAGGTTGTCGAGCAGCATGTCGCGGCTGCAGTTCACAAAAGCCTTGTGGTCGCCGATGAGCTTCGGGAGCCCGATGTTGTTGAGCACGTTCTCGAGGACCTGCGCTGTCGCGAGCATGTCGCTCGCTATAACGGCGGTGTCGCTTGTGGGCGAATCGCGGAACAATAGCTCATAGGCGAAGATTTTACCTTCGCGGTCGAGAATCGGCTGACGTGCCAGGTAGGCGAGAGAATGCATACTAGATACGGGCGCTCTTGATGCCGAACAGCAGGATGCTGCGTGCGCCGGCGTCCCAGAGCTTGTCCATGATGGCGTTCGCCTCTTCTTGCGGGACCATCGCCTTCACGGAATACCACTCGCGGCCGTGCAGCTTGGTCACTGTCGGGGCGTCGAGGCCCGGCGTGAGTTCGCATGCCTTTTGCAGGAGTTCGGCGGGGCAGTCGTACTCAATCATCATGTACGACTGGGCGACGAGCTTGCCTTCGATGCGGCGGATGAGCGTGTGGACTTCTTCGAGTTCGGTCTTCTGCGGGTTGCAGAAGAGGGCGGCGTTGCTGCGGAACAGCGGTTCGCCCACGATGCGAAGCCCGGCCTGCTTGAGTGTCGTGCCAGTTTCCACCACGTCGACGATGGCGTCGGCCACGCCGAGGCTCACCGAGATTTCGACGGCGCCTTCGAGCACCACGAAGTTCATGTCCTTCTTGTAGTAGCCTTCCACGATGTGGGGGAAGCTCGTGGCGATGGTCTTGT
The nucleotide sequence above comes from Fibrobacter sp.. Encoded proteins:
- the hisG gene encoding ATP phosphoribosyltransferase translates to MIKVALPNKGMLFEPTQELLKACGYKASKPYKTLTQLDTKNGIEFFFLRPSDIPMYVGRGIIDAGITGIDFNAEAKSPAVKVLDLPFGASKMCAAVPNDSPVQSLEELKDKTIATSFPHIVEGYYKKDMNFVVLEGAVEISVSLGVADAIVDVVETGTTLKQAGLRIVGEPLFRSNAALFCNPQKTELEEVHTLIRRIEGKLVAQSYMMIEYDCPAELLQKACELTPGLDAPTVTKLHGREWYSVKAMVPQEEANAIMDKLWDAGARSILLFGIKSARI